Below is a window of Candidatus Neomarinimicrobiota bacterium DNA.
ACTGTGGCAGCATAACGGGTGAGGGAGCGGACAAAAAGACGGTTGCGCTGGGATGTGGCTGACAATTCCCTGAGACCGGCTTCCACTCGCTTCTGCCACTCCACCAGGGGATACGCCACAACGCAACGGTCCATCCCTTTTGTAATGACAAAACTTCCGTCATTGTCGGGGGAAAGGGCCGATCTGAATTTTGACGGAATGTTTAACCGCCCCTTTGAATCCAGGGTATAGTTGAATTCCCCGGTGAAGGTGTTTTCTGTAATTGTCATACTCGAGAATTATGGGATTATTACCCACTTCTACCCATAATGTTAGCTTAGTACCCCACCAATGTCAAGATAAATCTTCCGCCTCTTACATGGTTTTTTGAAAGGAGAACTTTAAGGGGGAGTTAGGGTGCTACCGGGGTGTGTAGCTGCGGATGGTAAGCTGTTTGCTCTGACCGTCGAATATGACATCAGTGGGATGAGGCACATCCTGGAGAGAAACTGATGTTCCGTTCAGAAAGACGGAGACATCGGTGGCTCGCTCAAACCGCAGATAAAGATATTCGTTGAAATCCAGTGTAACTTCGCTACCCGCGAGCAGACTGGCGGAGGTGATGTTGCCTGAATAGTCCGATTCAAACTCGTACCAGGTTTCACTGGTGGAAGAAAGAGCAAGCTTGTACGGTGCCTCTAGGTTCAGTTTCTGATCCAAATCGGACGGTATAAAATTGGCGTTAAGTTCCTGATCTGTAATCTTAGGCGCCACAGCCAGAGGTGCTTCCGTAGAACTTTCCGCTAGTTCAGGTTCGTCAACAGTAATTTGCTTCACTACCCACACACCAAAGAAAACAACGAGGATCAGAACTGTAACTTTCACAATAGACAAGGTCATGCTGTTCATGGAAACAGGCATGAGCGATTTTTCCAGACTGTCCTTAGAAAACTCTTCACTCTCTTCATTTTCTTCGCTGGGCTGCTGGTCGTCGACGGGTGTCTTCTTGTCCATGAGGTGATCCAACTGCTGAAGAGCCTCCTCGGTCTCGGCACCGATCTCAACAACGTAAGATTTCAAAAAGAGGCGAACGTAAATGTAGGGCAGAAACGAAAAATCGCCCGACTCCATAGCCTCCAGATATTCCAGGTTGATCTTGGTGCGGGTGGAGACTTCATTGAGCTCAATGTCCCTTTCGACCCTGAGCTTTTTCAGTTCCTCAAAAAAGGGTGCAGGTTCCTGAATTTCGTTCACCATAAGCTGGTGATTTTAAGCGATCTCCCTGTCGGAAACAAACCAAATGTCGACGGGAAACTGTTGTTTGAACTTCTCAGACCGGACCAGCTGAACAAACCGTGCCACTGGGAAGCCTACCACATTGTGGTAGCAGCCGTTCACTTTTTCCACGAAG
It encodes the following:
- the mraZ gene encoding division/cell wall cluster transcriptional repressor MraZ, which codes for MTITENTFTGEFNYTLDSKGRLNIPSKFRSALSPDNDGSFVITKGMDRCVVAYPLVEWQKRVEAGLRELSATSQRNRLFVRSLTRYAATVKLDGQGRIQITQFLKEYANLDRDVRIIGVVNKIEIWNPDDLEKIQDLSPEDFDDLADKVIL
- a CDS encoding helix-turn-helix domain-containing protein, with the translated sequence MVNEIQEPAPFFEELKKLRVERDIELNEVSTRTKINLEYLEAMESGDFSFLPYIYVRLFLKSYVVEIGAETEEALQQLDHLMDKKTPVDDQQPSEENEESEEFSKDSLEKSLMPVSMNSMTLSIVKVTVLILVVFFGVWVVKQITVDEPELAESSTEAPLAVAPKITDQELNANFIPSDLDQKLNLEAPYKLALSSTSETWYEFESDYSGNITSASLLAGSEVTLDFNEYLYLRFERATDVSVFLNGTSVSLQDVPHPTDVIFDGQSKQLTIRSYTPR